One part of the Dioscorea cayenensis subsp. rotundata cultivar TDr96_F1 chromosome 2, TDr96_F1_v2_PseudoChromosome.rev07_lg8_w22 25.fasta, whole genome shotgun sequence genome encodes these proteins:
- the LOC120273588 gene encoding uncharacterized protein LOC120273588 translates to MAKKLIGLKKRLKIWAKLTFGSIRDSKRDLRQALDDLDCFRESKPLNEEEVTRSESLSKELMLTLNQEEIHWKQRGDKNIGHAFTSFFRSQFGSKRDNRLIFDWSTLLSRKSIINLEDLEAPFSVEEIKMATMDLAANKAPRPDDFPKVVDQLIDNSQSAFIKGRSILDNVVVAEEIIFGLQKRELPGNIVKVDFAKAFDMVDWDFLLDLLEARGFGHRYQHGLHRGDPLSPLLFILVVDVLSAMFNHALATHVLHGVPLGSQGNVCHLQYADDLLILSAGGIKDLRIIKLILYVFEGMSGLAVNLNKTCLVSTKFGSLPCPTSLATLSCSANVLPITYLGIPIVGRRPRRQDWEVLILKIKVRLSSWKANYLPLGGRLILINSVFSELPTYWMSIFRLPKWVCKCIDRLRRDFLWSGPDIDHPKCRLVNWRRLCLPRSQGGWGIINLEDFNCALLGKWWWKVVNDEFWCGSAPIIHNYFQHHSKWNLWLPRSRHCSFFWNGLFHSLDAFKACLNSLVENGESTLLWLDNWYNGGAPKFFWRDEFLHSTSPFATVREVIWDLPSDAMRTDPVLCSTLSKIQSATREQPDKKTWKLSANGSFFVKSFYKFLIDRGLRCEVTPIIFKGFVPRKIAAFAWLVWNRKILTLDTLFARGCNKLPSATCLLCCSDIESIDHLFFRCRFSREHLEPSRSRLFFPTYPSTSLDLWGSWFRELDPILRLPCSLIARVVLWHIWLARNNRVFNSVFISRPTVFLNICHMYLSWMSVVLAKELRKLEDSIAAVRRCIQFSGSPSRLELDPNGPVDFSG, encoded by the exons ATGGCCAAAAAACTGATTGGTTTAAAAAAGAGGCTCAAGATTTGGGCCAAGCTTACTTTCGGTTCTATCCGCGACAGCAAGAGAGACCTTCGCCAGGCCCTGGATGATCTAGATTGCTTTCGGGAATCCAAGCCTTTGAATGAGGAGGAGGTTACCAGATCGGAATCGCTTTCTAAAGAGCTCATGCTTACCCTGAACCAAGAGGAAATTCACTGGAAACAGAG GGGTGACAAGAACATCGGGCATGCCTTCACGTCCTTTTTCCGTAGCCAGTTCGGATCTAAGCGGGATAATCGGTTGATATTTGATTGGAGCACACTGCTCTCGAGGAAATCCATTATCAATCTCGAGGATCTTGAGGCTCCCTTTTCTGTTGAGGAGATTAAAATGGCCACGATGGATCTTGCGGCGAACAAAGCACCTAGACCTGATG ACTTTCCTAAAGTCGTCGATCAGTTAATTGACAACTCCCAATCTGCCTTCATTAAGGGGAGGTCTATTTTGGACAATGTGGTGGTAGCTGAAGAAATCATCTTTGGCCTCCAGAAACGGGAGCTCCCTGGTAACATCGTGAAAGTTGACTTTGCCAAGGCCTTTGATATGGTGGACTGGGACTTCCTCTTGGACTTGCTTGAAGCTAGGGGCTTTGGCCATAG ATACCAGCATGGTTTGCACCGAGGGGATCCTCTTTCACCCTTGCTTTTTATCCTTGTAGTAGACGTGCTCAGTGCTATGTTCAACCATGCTTTGGCGACCCATGTTCTTCATGGTGTCCCTCTGGGAAGTCAGGGCAATGTCTGCCATCTGCAATATGCGGATGATTTGCTTATTTTGTCTGCTGGCGGGATTAAGGACCTCAGGATTATTAAGTTGATACTATACGTCTTCGAAGGAATGTCTGGCTTAGCAGTCAATCTTAACAAAACATGTTTGGTCTCCACCAAATTCGGTTCCCTTCCTTGTCCTACTTCACTGGCCACTCTTAGCTGTTCAGCAAATGTCCTCCCGATCACCTATCTAGGTATTCCTATTGTTGGCAGGAGGCCCCGTAGACAGGACTGGGAGGTTCTTATTCTAAAAATTAAGGTCAGACTCTCGTCCTGGAAAGCGAATTACCTACCTCTTGGGGGGAGGCTCATTCTCATCAATTCTGTCTTCTCCGAGTTACCCACATATTGGATGTCAATTTTCCGATTGCCAAAATGGGTCTGCAAATGTATCGATCGTTTGAGGAGGGACTTCCTCTGGAGCGGGCCTGATATCGACCATCCTAAATGTCGACTAGTCAATTGGCGTAGGCTTTGTCTTCCTCGAAGTCAAGGAGGCTGGGGTATCATCAACTTAGAGGACTTTAATTGTGCACTTCtcgggaaatggtggtggaaagtCGTTAATGACGAGTTTTGGTGTGGATCGGCTCCTATCATCCACAATTATTTTCAGCATCATTCGAAATGGAACCTTTGGTTGCCACGCAGCCGTCACTGCTCTTTCTTCTGGAACGGTCTTTTCCACTCTCTTGATGCTTTCAAAGCTTGCCTCAACTCATTGGTGGAGAATGGCGAATCTACCCTGCTTTGGTTAGATAATTGGTATAACGGTGGCGCCCCCAAATTCTTTTGGAGGGATGAATTTCTTCATTCTACTTCCCCATTCGCGACTGTTAGGGAAGTTATTTGGGATCTTCCTTCTGATGCCATGAGGACTGACCCCGTCTTATGTTCAACTCTTTCCAAAATCCAGTCCGCAACGCGGGAGCAGCCTGACAAGAAAACTTGGAAACTATCGGCTAATGGTTCCTTTTTTGTCAAATCCTTTTACAAATTCCTTATTGATAGAGGGTTGAGATGTGAGGTCACTCCTATTATCTTCAAGGGCTTTGTGCCTCGGAAAATTGCCGCGTTCGCCTGGTTAGTCTGGAACAGGAAGATCCTTACTCTGGATACCCTTTTTGCAAGGGGTTGCAACAAACTGCCTTCGGCGACTTGTCTTCTGTGTTGTTCTGATATTGAGTCCATTGACCACCTATTTTTTAGGTGCCGCTTTTCTAGGGAACATTTGGAACCGTCTCGCTCTCGTCTTTTCTTTCCAACGTATCCCTCCACTAGTCTGGACCTGTGGGGTAGTTGGTTTCGTGAGCTTGACCCTATTCTTAGGCTTCCCTGTTCGCTTATCGCGAGGGTGGTCCTTTGGCATATCTGGCTTGCTAGAAATAACCGTGTTTTCAATTCAGTGTTTATTTCTAGGCCTACGGTTTTCTTGAATATTTGTCATATGTATCTCTCTTGGATGTCAGTGGTCCTAGCTAAGGAGTTGCGTAAGCTGGAAGATTCGATTGCTGCTGTTAGACGCTGTATCCAGTTCTCTGGATCCCCTTCTCGCTTGGAGTTGGATCCCAACGGGCCAGTCGATTTCTCCGGCTAG
- the LOC120279037 gene encoding probable pectate lyase 8, whose product MAMAPRWLSLMLLGMLVLVAGVFGWFGKERVSDLSDEGSARRSLGEAMVMRSELDEVHGAVEDPDAVAAEVHMAINNHTERRSLGYLSCGTGNPIDDCWRCDSEWQKNRKRLADCGIGFGRNAIGGRDGRFYVVTDSSDDDAVNPLPGTLRYAVIQDEPLWIVFKRDMVITLKEELIMNSFKTIDGRGVNVHIANGACITIQFVTNIIIHGLHIHDCKPTGNAMVRSSPSHYGWRTMADGDAVSIFGSSHIWVDHCSLSNCADGLVDAIMGSTAITISNNYFTHHNEVMLLGHSDSYDRDKAMQVTIAFNHFGEGLIQRMPRCRHGYFHVVNNDYTHWEMYAIGGSAEPTINSQGNRYLAPTNPFSPKR is encoded by the exons ATGGCCATGGCGCCGCGGTGGCTCTCGCTGATGCTTCTGGGGATGCTAGTGCTGGTGGCTGGGGTTTTTGGATGGTTTGGGAAAGAGAGAGTCTCGGATTTGAG TGATGAGGGATCGGCGAGGAGGAGTTTGGGAGAAGCCATGGTGATGAG GTCCGAGTTGGATGAAGTGCATGGGGCGGTGGAGGATCCTGATGCTGTTGCAGCAGAGGTCCACAT GGCCATCAACAATCATACAGAACGGCGTTCCCTTGGTTATCTATCATGTGGAACAGGCAACCCAATTGATGACTGCTGGCGTTGTGATTCTGAATGGCAGAAAAACCGAAAGAGACTTGCAGACTGTGGCATTGGTTTTGGACGGAATGCCATTGGAGGCCGTGATGGCCGTTTCTATGTGGTCACTGATTCCAGTGATGACGATGCTGTAAACCCCCTCCCAGGCACATTAAGATATGCTGTGATCCAAGATGAACCTCTCTGGATTGTGTTCAAACGTGACATGGTTATAACTCTTAAGGAAGAACTAATAATGAACAGCTTCAAAACAATCGATGGCCGCGGAGTTAACGTGCACATTGCTAATGGTGCCTGCATTACCATCCAATTTGTTACCAATATCATCATCCATGGCCTTCACATACATGACTGCAAACCTACTGGAAATGCCATGGTCCGCAGCTCACCTTCACATTATGGTTGGAGAACAATGGCGGATGGAGATGCTGTCTCAATCTTTGGTTCAAGTCATATTTGGGTTGATCATTGCTCACTGTCTAACTGTGCTGATGGCCTTGTTGATGCCATTATGGGATCCACTGCCATTACTATTTCAAACAATTACTTCACCCATCACAATGAG GTAATGCTTCTCGGACACAGTGATTCATATGATAGGGACAAGGCCATGCAGGTCACCATTGCTTTCAACCATTTCGGCGAAGGCCTCATTCAGAGAATGCCAAG GTGTAGACATGGCTACTTTCATGTTGTAAACAACGATTACACTCACTGGGAAATGTATGCCATCGGAGGCAGTGCTGAGCCGACAATCAACAGCCAAGGCAACCGATATCTCGCCCCTACCAATCCTTTTTCGCCAAAGAG GTGA